Proteins from a genomic interval of Canis lupus familiaris isolate Mischka breed German Shepherd chromosome 33, alternate assembly UU_Cfam_GSD_1.0, whole genome shotgun sequence:
- the OR5H9 gene encoding olfactory receptor family 5 subfamily H member 9 (The RefSeq protein has 8 substitutions compared to this genomic sequence) has translation MEKENATLLTELILTGLTYEPQWHIPLFLVFLVIYLLTIVGNLGLIALIWNDPQLHIPMYLFLGSLAFVDAWVSSTVTPKMLVNFFAKSKMISLSECMIQFFSFAISATTECFLLATMAYDRYVAICKPLTYPVIMSNTLCIRLILLSFLGGLLHAIIHSSFLFRLTFCDSIIVHHFYCDIIPLLKITCTDPSINYLIVFIFAGSIQMFTILIVLVSYTLVLFTILRKKSLQGIKKAFSTCGAHLLSVSLYYSALVFMYVRPVAAQSEDQDMIDSLFYTIIIPFLNPIIYSLRNQKVIDSLRKTLKRNS, from the coding sequence atggaaaaggaaaatgcaaCCTTGTTGACAGAGCTGATTCTCACAGGACTCACATATGAACCACAATGGCACATTCCCCTGTTCCTGGTGTTCTTGGTTATCTATCTTCTCACCATTGTCGGGAACCTTGGTCTGATTGCTCTCATCTGGAATGACCCTCAGCTTCACATCCCCATGTACTTGTTCCTTGGCAGTCTGGCATTTGTGGATGCCTGGGTATCATCCACAGTGACCCCCAAGATGCTGGTCAACTTCTTTGCCAAGAGCAAAatgatctctctctctgaatgtatgatacagtttttttcctttgcaataaGTGCAACGACGGAATGCTTTTTGCTGGCAACAATGGCTTATGATCGCTATGTGGCCATATGCAAACCATTACTTTATCCAGTGATTATGTCCAATACACTGTGCATCTGGCTGTTAGTTTTGTCACTTTTAGGTGGACTTCTCCATGCCATAATTCATAATGCTTTGTTATTCAGACTAACCTTCTGCGATTCCATCATAGTACATCACTTTTATTGTGACATTATACCCCTGCTTAAGATCACTTGTACTGATCCTTCTATTAATTATCTgatagtatttatttttgctggGTCAATACAGATGTTCACCATTCTGATAGTTCTTGTCTCCTACACACTAGTGCTCTTCACAATATTAAGAAAGAAGTCTCTACAAGGCATAAAGaaagccttctccacctgtgGGGCCCATCTCTTATCTGTTTCCTTGTACTATAGTGCTCTGGTCTTCATGTATGTGCGTCCCGTAGCTGCACAGTCAGAAGATCAAGATATGATAGACTCTCTCTTTTACACCATCATAATTCCTTTCTTAAACCCAATTATCTACAGCTTGAGAAACCAGAAAGTCATAGATTCATTGAgaaaaacattaaagagaaattCTTAG